The genomic region tatatatatatatacaaactccgcgactcgcggagtttgaagggtcaaacaccacgactcgcggagggaccaaaatccagaaaaaaaaaagctgaactaacagctcagtccacacaccacaaaaacaaaaactgcgaaaataacccgcaaaaacccgaaaaatacacaccaagaaatcatgttaagaaggatgctatcaaggaattactcaagaaaaacggtaaatttctacacctaaacaccatttaatctgaaaattagtgttcttgagcaattttatacccaatttgattttgatgctttttagtgtaattatgcttaaattgtttatgtattatgcttgtataacctagattgatgctatttaacatgattagaagccttaaacttcaaattttgagtaatctagggtttgtgttcttgagcaaatttggggctttttgatataaacaggttatggccgatttttgtcatgaattgttgctaaattaagtagtgtaacatgtttaggtagttaaatgatccaaactttgagcctaaacatgattttgagaattaaagtggactttttcaagtctaaaattcatgaacttgatttttgagagataatgccatttgaaacttgtttaattgctagtaatgattattttgacatgttatttgagttgcatgcttatgaacttggcgaacattttcgtatatgcttatttaaaaaagtgtagatttgatgaaaatatgaaaatgagcttaagtttgatataaattgatcatgtcattgtaattattatgattgatgattttgctgacactaatgaatatttggatgcacaaaaattgtgtttgatgtgttttgcagactgaaaggggtgaatcttcatcccaagctcgcaatgctcctgctgagaatgtggaacaacaggaggtggataactactacaaacaagatatacctcatccagtcatgacattttctgatatgcacttggaagatttgcacccgaacctgagatttgacagactttggatagattatccaaaataccaaaggggtttgcatactcttcattctaaagctgttgaagtacctagggtcatagaatggggaccattagaagctgtagaattggccgggccaattagggaattacttgcacagaggtatggtaattctacttttaacgattgggtacagttattcaacatgcgtagacctgtatataaagtatggtgtgaagaattgttgtgtagtatagaattaaatgatcgggtagctagtttaaccgatcgatcttttattagattttttgttaggaggttcgatgcgccacatgtctttactagacatggctcaggatttacgtatatatatgcctgaggagctagcatctgccgattgtagagggttgatactaaacggtaagaagatagacaaaaattttgatacgcatggtgtatggagtcaaatgactagccatcaccgatttaaagggggaaattactcttatttggatatagatagagctgaattaagagtaattcataggtttttagccaattcgattacacaacgaggtaagaacaaggaaaaggtaaatgaacaggatttgttttaccatatgtgtattcgagacccacaaagcgctgtaagtataccttattgtgtgggttattatttatcagctatggttagggggatgagaccacatagcataataggaggtggtatatttattactttgattgctgaatatctcggcgtggatataagtcggggggattactaatcaaagaaccagaaccccgcgatacaataggtttaaatgtataccatggtgcgaaggttttgaagaggcgaaataccgccgcagtacaataccatggtagacatccacaggttgagagaaaccaacagcaaggtaatgtaggagggggaaatgaaatggcagaaatgcaatggtttatagcttcacaagagtatgaaaatgctagacatagagcatttgaagattggcaagttcatcaaaactaaatcatagcttattgccaacatataggtagaaactatattcctactccatcaccCATATTCCctacctggtctatagagattcaaccaccgtatcctacgtataacccagccgaagcattttatagcacctatggttatgcatggaacccctactggtatcagtatcatccctagtctacttagttttatttattttgtaatttgtaatgttgatacgtttaatacttatgttaatattgtaatagtttttataattttctaacttttattcttagattttaataatttttgaatgtggggtaatataccaaacttcaaaaatatgtatatatgtttgcagtttattttatgtacacaacagggtaaaacaacgcattttcaaagactggcattaagttcagcaaaagcaactaattttgacgacaagatacaaaatatatgtgaaataacaacaagacggaatgaacaaatgatatgcaccatttatcattcagcaagcaaacacaaatatgtttggaaactttggtaaaatttaatcattttcacacaaatcaccctcaataatttaaattgttactgatttcttgcaaatgagggcattgcaagatcttaagtgtgagaaggggttaaattatttcggattttaaaatttttactttatacacttggttaccattagaaatactagtaaagtagtagttgtattagaatctagtgctctctgataataaagaatagccctagtcttatatactgactacccaattctagtaaaatttttcaaaattttcaactaaatgaactcaaaatcatgtttatacatatttatgaacgataaaactaggttttaacaccgaaattattgttacctcggaaaggacataaattgagaaacaaaccaaaatgttaaaattcatttaaaatggaatagaggacaataaaaaggaaaataaaagccaagtgtgggaaaatttaccaagatattttaaacatatgtcacatatttctgtacaaataactgaaaatacttttgctttggactaaactaaaaagttttacctgatttactgtaagaaagatggatctacacgatgaatcaatttcatcattaaaaggaagtaaagtcttccgaaaaagaaacgcgcttcttgatttaggtcaggaagttgtcgtccagaccagctgtaggttggcgaaaaagtaacgcgcttcttgatttaggtcaggaagttgtcgtccagaccagctgtaggttgacgaaaaatctagaaaagtcatcactaaaatcagcatgaaatccacggacctcagcataaaacagggtcgccaagtggtcagatttatcctaaccatgagaaggatttatctcgtacaatgggggggcaccgtgcaaattagcttgataagactaatgaatcagatccccagaaaggataatctccttaaagattaaaaatcagcttttaagcctgatattactcaatccttgagattgaccttaaagattgagaattacaaactcatggaattcaatgatatctaaactcgagcttgaacgagaaaatattttgatcaaattataaaccgatttgttttctgaaaacccattttcaatgcgttcattaccattgaacgtaaaatcctaggaattcacctggaattcattaggtcacctgaaccaaatcgggtgtcaaccataagaacggtggttgcatagcatggtcaaagacaggaccttgtgccagaccgacaaattaaaagggtgagctttactattgctcctacaaaggatagtaattgcgtccgacacgttatagaccataattaaaagcatgtcaggggacattgccttaacagttgcttgttcaacgctttcctttacaaccagacggtagtttaccgaaaggtaatatacggagcaagtatactggatgtgttgctttcctaatacaaggttagcaagtgggtgacacaaaaccataagttttgagctaaaattttcaaatctgaaacccaccaaacccacaaaaatattttgcaaacaccggtgaagggttattccggaaaacttatctagggtaaaagctagatttaattttcaaaagatcaaatattttcataaagatccaatttccttaatggatctaaattttatagtcatgtgggactgtaaaccacatcgttactaccattgtttataccgccgtatagaaatcactgatgtacaaagtgtgaagaataaagaagtgattctagtatttcaagactatattgcttgaggacaagcaacgcttaagtgtgggaatatttgataatgctaaaaacgaacatatattcatagcattattccccaagaaagacaagcttttaattgcaattgttctatttacaagtgatattcgtttaaataataaaaggtgaagacaaaagatagattcgacgaattgaagacgcaaacgaccaaaaagctcaaaagtacaaaagacaatcaaagaggttcaaattattgataagaaacgtctcgaaattacaagagtacaagattcaaaacgcaaagtacaagatattaaattgtacgcaaggacgttcgaaaatccagaaccgggaccagagtcaactctcaacgctcgacgcaacggactaaaaattacaagtcaactatgcgcataaatgtaatataatatttaaataattcttataattatttatatattatataaataataaaaatccgtcggcaagaaagactccaaagttgatgagctggaatttcaaactccgcgactcgcggagtttgaaggcaaaaaatgccgcgagtcgcggagattacctggacgaaaattcctataaaagcaaacgaattctgatcatttttatatccaaaaaaattcaatctctctatatatgtatacgtaaaatatatatatttatattttaattttaattcctaataataagggtatgttagcgaatgttgtaatggtgtaagtcgaaattctgtccgtgtaacgctacgctatttttaatcattgtaagttatgttcaacctttttaatttaatatctcgtagctaagttattattatgcttatttaatccgaagtaatcatgatgttgggctaattactaaaattgggtaattgggctttgtaccataattgggatttggataaaagaacgacacttgtggaaattagactatgggctattaatgggttttatattaactaaacaataccttgttaatttaatatacaaacttataatttgacgtatttatatataaccacatacgcttgactgggtacggtgggcgggatatttataaataccaataattattcattttaccggacacggaactggattaatagttaatagacttgttgaaacaggggtgaattacattcaagggtaattggtgtaattgttaacaaagtagtaaaaccttggtttacacgcagtcgataacctggtgtattcattaaataaagtattaaaaccttgttacaattcgaatccccaattagttggaatatttgacttcgggaataagaataatttgacgaaggcttttgctctttatatttatgactgatggactattatggacaaatccgtatggacatattaaataatccaggacaaagaacaattaacccatgggcataaaactaaaatcaacacgtcaaacatcatgattacagaagtttaaataagcataattcttttatttcatatttaatttcctttattttatatttaattgcacttctaattatcgtacttttattttatcgcacttttattattcgcaatttcattatcgttatttactttacgctttaaattaagtcttttatttatttaacattttacatttggtgttaactgcgactaaagttttaaaatcgacaaaccggtcattaaacggtaaaaaaaccccctttataataataatattacttatatatatatttgtatttttataaaagtaaactaatatagcgttaagctttgtttaaagattttccctgtggaacgaaccggacttactaaaaattacactactgtacgattaggtacactgtctataagtgttgtagcaaggtttaagtatatccattctataaataaataaatatcttgtgtaaaattgtatcgtatttaatagtatttccttgtaaaatttaatagtattttataccccttagctttgacatcaagtatctcctaggatacaccattaagcttagatgattacttggattggattagaaagcttggaagtaatcttgcaaacttgatagtattcttgattttatgaaactagaacttatagaatttatgaagaacacttagaacttgaagatagaacttgagagagatcaattaagaaaattgaagaatgaaagtgtttgtaggtgtttttggtctttggtatatggattagatataaaggatgtgtaagtttgttttcatgtaaataattcatgaatgatttataatatttttttgtaattttgtgagatatttcatgctagttgccaaatgatggttctcacatgtttaatgactcacatgggctgataaggagctgatgattgagtgtatataccaatagtatatacatcttagaagctgtgtattgtacgagtacgaatacgggtgcatacgagtagaattgttgatgaaaatgaatgaggatgtaattgtaagcatttttgttaagtagaagtactttgatatttgtcatgaagtcttccaaaagtgtattaattcatcttaatacactacatgtatatacatttaactgagtcgttaagtcatcattagtcgttatatgtaagcgttgtttcggaacctttaagttaacgatcttgttaaatgtaattgatccattgttattacacttaaatgagatgttaaattgttatgttaacatgttaacatggtgtattaatatatcttaatatcatataaatatgtataaaatactattacaacgataatcgttacatatatgtattgtttcgaaatccttaagttagtagtctcatcttactcgtgtagttcattgttaatacgcttaatgatatatgtaattattatttcatgatgttaaacatagtgtattaatatcttaacatgatacatatgtatttagtaagacgttgttgtaacgatagccgttatatatcgtttcgcgtttcttaattcactactttcattttatgtatataactcattgttaatgtacttggtgagatacttaatcatcataatatcatgttatatatatatatatatatatatatatatatatatatatatatatatatatatatatatatatatatatatatatatatatatatatatcatgttgtttttacaagttttaacgtttgtgaatcgccggtcaacttggctggtcaattgtctacatgaaactcatttcaataaatcaagtcttaacaagtttgattgcttaacatgttggaaacatttaatcatgcaaatatagttttcatttaatatataatcatgaaaaagtttgggtcactacaataactCGGCAATTCAGGCACATAGAATATCATGGTGTCAAATGTACCTCGAAAAACCTCCAAATACGTAATAATGAACTTCTCGGCTCCTAAACTCAAATCtccaaatatatatagcaaaaataaCTCCAATTCGTATCCAACGGACCAAAATATAACCGATATTGTGAAGAATAATAAATATCAAATGAGCAATATCACCCCCTCTCAAGCTTGAATTCGTTCGTAGGAGAACCATTAACCAACACGGAAATTGAAGCCGATTCTAGGCACGCTAGGATCCACTTCCTCCACCTCTCACCAAACCCCACTTGCTTCATTATATCAAGGAGAAAGTCCTAATTGATACTATCGAAGGCTTTTTCGAAATCGACCTTAAATATGAGGCTTTTTTACGGTTCTTCTTTAAATAATCGATAGCCTCACTAGCAATTAGCGCACCGTCGAGAATGAATCTACCCTTTATGAACGCACTTTAGACTTCATCGATGAGACTCGGGATTACTCTTCGGATCCGGGTAGATAGAACCTTTGCGAGTATCTTGTAATAACACCCTATAAGACTAATAGGTCGATAACCATTCAAGTTCAAAGGGTCTGTCTTCTTGGGCACAAGGGTAATGAAAGAGGCGTTACACCCTATTGAGATTTCACCACTTTCCCAAAACCGATTAAGTGCCAATAACAAATCATGTTTAATCACGTCCCAATGAAGCTTAAAGAACTTGAGTTTGAAACCATCCGGGCCCGGGGCCTTCGAACACCCACAATCTTTTACGGCTTCCCACACTTCACATTCTGAAAATGGAACTTCGAGAGCTTCGGCTTGTAGAGCTGAGATGCTATTAACTCTGGGCTGATTAACCTCACTCGAGAACTTCAATCTATTTTCTTGTCGACATTTGAACATTTTTTCATAATGAGTGAACACCGCTTGTTTAATATCTATTGGGTTTTCATTCCACACGCCGTCAATTATGAGGCCCCGGATGTTTCTTTTAGAGTCCCTACGACGAATAGACGAGTGAAAAAATTTAGAGTTTTCATCACCATCTAAAACCACTTGATTCTAGCTTTTTGCCTAGCCATGTTCGTTTTAATTTTCTCCATTTCGGCCCACTTTTTCCTCACTTGCATCCATACAAGCCTCTCATCATTAGTGATCTGTCTAGTTTCGGCTATTTGCTCCCACTTGGTAGCCTCCGCACATAGCGAGTTAACTTCGGCTTCAAGATTTCCTAATGATTTTTGGCTCCACTTTTTTAAAGACGACTTCACATTTTTTAACTTTTTTCTGAATCTACAGTCAGCCCTATAAGCATCGACCTCCTCATTCCAACAATCTTCAATAATTTTTGAAGATCCCTCTACCTCGAGCCATTCATTGAATACCTTAGTCGGTTTAGGTCCAAAGTCAATGGCCATATCACGTAGCACAATAGGAGAGTGATCAGACATCTTCCTTTCTAGTGCAAGGACCGAAACTTCACCCCAAGTGTTCCTAAATTTTTCCGAGATTAGAAACCGATCGAGCTTAATAAGCTTTATGCCGTTGTCACAAACCCTTGTAAACAGCTTACCACCTATGGGTACATCAATTAGCTTTGCATTATCAATAAATGTGTTAAACCACGCGGCCCTTCTTTCCACGAATTCGCAATTTTGCCTTTCCGTTTTATCCCTTACCTCGTTGAAATCACCACAAAGCACCCATTCCGAATTTTGATTACCTACACAAGATTCAAGACTCGACCATATTTTTTGTTTGTTAGAATCGCTATGAGGACTGTACACGTTGACTATAATAGACTCGACCCCTTTCTGATTGGAAGTATTTTTCATATTCAAGTTTATCAGTTTGATCTTTAGCATTTGAAGATGGTTATGGTAAGTGTTAAGCCCGCCTTTTCAACTAATGCTATTAAATGCACCACTTTACATATAGTGTAGTAAAGGAGTTAAAATTTGATTTAGCTATGAACTGACTCATTTGGTTGTGTTTTATCTCACAAGCCTAAAATgtgaaatattaaataataaaaaacaaGCTAAAAGGGAAGTGCTTAAATGGGTCACACATGTTGAAAGTTGCCAAGAGTTGATAAAGTAGAACCAAATCGGTGTAAATTGGTAAAAATTTGCCAATGTCTATAGTATCATCGAATGATTGAATGTGAGGATTTAGATTTTTATTGTTTGTATATTGTGTTTGTAATCAATTATTTTAACAAAAGGCCGAAAATTTGTTCTGCGTCAAATGAATCTGTTGTGTTTTGAtgtataaaataataaaaacactCTGTTTCAATCCGAGAGCTGTTTTATTACCCATCAATTCACACCCTGATTGGAATTTTTATTTGATCTCTGAACTTTTACTTGTATGTTTTTAAGGTCTCCTTCAACGTCTAGGATTCGAGCTAAGATGTTATACGCGACATCAAAAGACAGGCTTAGACGCGAGCTTAACGGGGTCCATTATAAGATTCAAGCTACTGATCCTACTGAAATGGAGCTTGATGTACTCAAAGAACGCGTTTACTGATTAGTTAGCTTCGAACAGGTTCAGATTACCATCTAAATAAATGACATGCCTGTGTTTCAAGTGGATCATTGCAATGATCCTCTCATCATTTGCATGTACAAATTGTTATGTATTTACTGACTCGCTATTATATATGTAGCTGGCTTCTGATTCTGTTGTCTTTTGATGCTGTTAGTTTGTTATCTACTAATTCTAAAAAGATCTCAGTGTGAACACTAAACTAGGGTATGTTATTAAGGAGAGAAATTAATGAATAATGACTGTTATTATTAAAGTGATTATATAGTAAAGGTGTCAAAATGGGGCGAGTGGGTCACTGGTCAAAATGTGTTTGAGTTCAATTGGGTATTCTGGTATGGGTCAGGTTGGCTTGACACCAGAGCTTAGTATGAACACTAACTTGAGACGTTTGAGGATATCATCATTCTAACTTTTTGGCCATCTTTTAGATGAACAATTATGCCAGCAGCCTCTGCAGGAGAAACATGCAGTCGATCACATTATACACAAGATTGGGGATGGAAAAAACACCTCGGCATGGTTTGATACTTGGTGTGATTATGGTCCATTGGTTAATATTATTTCTCGAAATGACATCTCTAGAGCTGGTTTTAATGATAGATTCACAGTTGCTATGTTGTTCAATTCGAATGGTTGGAGGTGGCCGGTCCAATGGTCTTCACGACTGAGCTTGCTTGCTGAGTTACCTCCATTAAGTGATCAACATGATGTAGTCTGGTGGAGGGATTGTAATGGTGATCTTCATGATTTCTCAGTCCGTCACGCTTGAGACTCGATCCGGCCACATGCTAGTAAAGTTCCATGGTTCGATGTAGTTTGGCACTCTTTGTGTATACCGCGTCACAACTTTATTGTTTGGCTTCTTATAAAGAACAAACTGAAAACACAAGATCAGTTAAGAGTGTGGGATGTTAATGCAAATGGTGGTCAAGCTAATGTGGTGTGTCCGTTTTGCAAATTAGTGCCTGACTctcacacccatttatttttcgacTGCAACTTCTCGAAGCAAGTATGGGATAAAGCGGAACTCGTAATGCCACTTCCGGTTGCAGGAGATAATTGGTTTCAGGTAGTTCAAGATCTAAATCCGGTAGATCACCGTAAGGTAGCTCGTGTTATAGTTACTAAATTGGTTTTTTTCGGCTACGGTGTACTACATTTGGCAAGAAAGAAATGCTCGGTTATTTAAGGGAAAACTTCGATCAGTGGAGGTACTGTTCCAGGTGATTTTTTCGACAATTAGGCTCAAGCTTATGTCGTTAAGGTGGAAGGATTCAAATTATGTTCATCGGATAAAGCACATATGGAAGATTGCATAAATGGTTGTCTCCTAATGCTATGTTTGTTCAAGGGTTGTTTTACGCCTTTGTAGTTGTGTCTAGCATTTGTTAGCTTTGGATTTTTCGGGTTGTATTTGGACTATAGAGCTTTTCTATAGTCACTAAACTCTCTTGTAATATTGCGTTTTTTCGTTATTAATCCAAATTGCCGGGTACTACCCTTCACCCCCAAAAAAAAAACTTCTACCATAGTAGTGATGCTTATCATTTTTTGCTTCAGttttggacacttgacccgttttGGTCAaaaagtgtcaaattgggtaatgACCAGCGTGGACACGTCCACTATAGCGAGTTATGTATGTTTGCAAATTTTGGTGTTTTTAAAACGTGTTTTGGGCATGATTCGGTGAAAAGGggaatttatgacccatttgggtaaTAAAGGCTAATTTTGACCCGTATGCATGATTTTGAGAAACGGAAGTCACCAACACACCTAAAATGTCATTTTCAAGTTGTGACATGAATTTGGTTAGCTCAGGTTAGCTGGATTCAAATTTGACTCGTCAACAGAAAGTTTTAGTATTTTAGTAAATGTGTCaaactagttattgaaccctcgcttcccgccgggggttcgatttttaatgtattttattgcgtttagtaaaattattttgtggctaacgatgatgtcgttgaaacgcaactcgagtcgaactaaaaggtataacccgtaagagatttaaatgttattttaaattaacaatatatgtgcatctccgcgtttcgctatggaattgtcgacttttaaaaatttaacgcaaaatcaacgcgtatgaaaagtaccccaaatatttagcgttttttaaaaaacgtccgttttgcgtatagctagtgacattgtgttcctaaaattatttcgagtttaacgatggtgtcggaaaaatttagctCGTTGTGAGCGAgatgatatgacccgttgaatgtttgggtggagtttatttaagattttttatgaaaatgattatttgacactttacccccctgtttgggggatcgatttgaatttttcaaaaaagtgtgggggcctttgttggtaaaatgaaatttagttaaaataaaaaaaaagtaaaaagtcgaaaatgcccctggaactattcataacttttgtctattagttaatactagttattgaaccctcgcttcgcgccgggggttcaatttttaatgtattttattgcgtttagtaaaattattttgtggctaacgatgatgtcgttgaagcgcaactcgagtcgaactaaaaagtataacccgtgagagatttaaatgttattttaaattaacaatatatgtgcatctccgagtttcgctatggaattgtcgacttttaaaaatttaacgcaaaatcaacgtg from Rutidosis leptorrhynchoides isolate AG116_Rl617_1_P2 chromosome 9, CSIRO_AGI_Rlap_v1, whole genome shotgun sequence harbors:
- the LOC139868229 gene encoding uncharacterized protein; this translates as MKNTSNQKGVESIIVNVYSPHSDSNKQKIWSSLESCVGNQNSEWVLCGDFNEVRDKTERQNCEFVERRAAWFNTFIDNAKLIDVPIGGKLFTRVCDNGIKLIKLDRFLISEKFRNTWGEVSVLALERKMSDHSPIVLRDMAIDFGPKPTKVFNEWLEVEGSSKIIEDCWNEEVDAYRADCRFRKKLKNVKSSLKKWSQKSLGNLEAEVNSLCAEATKWEQIAETRQITNDERLVWMQVRKKWAEMEKIKTNMARQKARIKWF